In Arachis stenosperma cultivar V10309 chromosome 1, arast.V10309.gnm1.PFL2, whole genome shotgun sequence, one DNA window encodes the following:
- the LOC130939019 gene encoding laccase-4-like isoform X1: MAAAAAVAAATVAAFGIRTMLLLAICMLPLSSVEAMVRHYKFNVVMKNATKLCSTKPIVTVNGKFPGPTIYAREDDTVLVKVVNHVKYNLSIHWHGVKQLRTGWADGPAYITQCPIEPGQTYVYNFTLTGQRGTLWWHAHILWLRATVHGALVILPKLGVPYPFPKPNREQVIILSEWWRSDTEAIINEALKSGLAPNVSDAHTINGHVGPIQGCSSKAGLTVKVKAGESYLLRIINGALNEELFFKVAGHKLTVVEVDATYIKPFNINTIVIAPGQTTNVLLKTNHKTGNFLLAVSPFMDAPIPIDNRTAIATLHYQGTLASTVTTLTSLPPTNATAVSTAFTKSLRSLNSKEYPARVPLKIDHNLLFTVGLGIAPCATCVNGTRLVADINNVTFVMPKISLLQAKFFNIKGVFTDDFPANPPALFNFTGSQVTNLRTTKGTRVYRVGYNSTVQLVLQDTGMITPENHPIHLHGFNFFVVGKGKGNFNPNKDTKKFNLVDPVERNTVGVPSGGWVAIRFRADNPGVWFMHCHLEIHTTWGLKMAFVVDNGKGPNESLLPPPSDLPKC; this comes from the exons ATGGCGGCGGCGGCAGCGGTGGCGGCGGCAACGGTGGCGGCATTTGGAATTCGAACCATGCTACTTCTAGCGATATGCATGCTTCCACTATCATCAGTGGAAGCCATGGTTCGCCACTACAAGTTCAAT GTGGTTATGAAGAATGCTACAAAGTTGTGCTCAACAAAGCCTATTGTGACTGTAAACGGAAAGTTCCCAGGTCCCACCATATATGCCAGGGAAGATGACACTGTTCTTGTTAAGGTGGTCAACCATGTCAAATACAATCTTAGCATCCATTG GCATGGGGTGAAACAACTGAGAACAGGTTGGGCTGATGGGCCAGCATACATCACTCAATGCCCAATTGAACCGGGCCAAACCTATGTTTATAACTTCACACTGACAGGCCAGAGAGGCACACTATGGTGGCATGCACATATCCTATGGCTTAGGGCCACTGTTCATGGTGCCCTTGTTATCTTGCCCAAGCTTGGAGTTCCTTACCCATTTCCCAAACCTAATAGGGAACAAGTTATCATATTGA GTGAATGGTGGAGATCAGATACAGAGGCTATCATAAATGAAGCTTTGAAATCAGGATTAGCACCAAATGTTTCTGATGCACATACAATCAATGGCCACGTAGGACCTATCCAAGGTTGTTCTTCAAAAG CAGGATTAACAGTGAAAGTGAAAGCAGGAGAGAGCTATTTGCTAAGAATCATAAATGGTGCGCTGAATGAAGAGCTCTTCTTCAAAGTAGCAGGGCACAAACTCACAGTGGTTGAAGTTGATGCCACATATATAAAACCATTTAACATAAACACTATTGTCATAGCACCCGGTCAGACCACAAATGTTCTTCTAAAAACCAACCACAAGACCGGCAATTTCTTACTTGCAGTCTCTCCTTTTATGGACGCCCCCATCCCCATTGACAACAGAACCGCCATTGCCACGTTGCATTACCAAg GTACCCTTGCCTCAACCGTCACAACACTGACTTCCTTACCTCCGACAAATGCTACGGCAGTTTCCACCGCTTTTACAAAATCTTTAAGAAGCTTAAACTCTAAAGAATATCCGGCGAGAGTCCCTTTAAAGATTGACCATAACCTGCTCTTCACCGTCGGCCTCGGCATCGCACCTTGCGCCACCTGCGTAAACGGAACCAGATTGGTGGCAGACATCAACAACGTGACTTTCGTGATGCCAAAGATTTCTCTTCTTCAAGCAAAGTTCTTCAACATCAAAGGAGTTTTCACAGATGATTTTCCAGCAAATCCTCCAGCACTATTTAACTTCACAGGGTCACAAGTAACGAATTTGAGAACCACAAAAGGGACAAGAGTTTATAGGGTTGGTTACAACTCTACGGTTCAGTTAGTGTTGCAAGATACTGGGATGATAACACCTGAGAATCATCCAATTCATCTCCATGGATTCAATTTCTTTGTGGTTGGAAAGGGGAAAGGGAATTTCAACCCTAATAAAGATACTAAGAAGTTTAATCTTGTGGATCCTGTGGAGAGAAACACGGTTGGTGTTCCCTCTGGAGGCTGGGTTGCCATAAGGTTCAGAGCTGATAATCCAG GTGTCTGGTTTATGCATTGCCATTTGGAAATACATACAACATGGGGACTGAAAATGGCATTTGTTGTGGATAATGGAAAAGGACCAAATGAATCTTTGTTACCACCTCCAAGTGATCTTCCCAAGTGTTGA
- the LOC130939019 gene encoding laccase-4-like isoform X2 encodes MAAAAAVAAATVAAFGIRTMLLLAICMLPLSSVEAMVRHYKFNVVMKNATKLCSTKPIVTVNGKFPGPTIYAREDDTVLVKVVNHVKYNLSIHWHGVKQLRTGWADGPAYITQCPIEPGQTYVYNFTLTGQRGTLWWHAHILWLRATVHGALVILPKLGVPYPFPKPNREQVIILSEWWRSDTEAIINEALKSGLAPNVSDAHTINGHVGPIQGCSSKGLTVKVKAGESYLLRIINGALNEELFFKVAGHKLTVVEVDATYIKPFNINTIVIAPGQTTNVLLKTNHKTGNFLLAVSPFMDAPIPIDNRTAIATLHYQGTLASTVTTLTSLPPTNATAVSTAFTKSLRSLNSKEYPARVPLKIDHNLLFTVGLGIAPCATCVNGTRLVADINNVTFVMPKISLLQAKFFNIKGVFTDDFPANPPALFNFTGSQVTNLRTTKGTRVYRVGYNSTVQLVLQDTGMITPENHPIHLHGFNFFVVGKGKGNFNPNKDTKKFNLVDPVERNTVGVPSGGWVAIRFRADNPGVWFMHCHLEIHTTWGLKMAFVVDNGKGPNESLLPPPSDLPKC; translated from the exons ATGGCGGCGGCGGCAGCGGTGGCGGCGGCAACGGTGGCGGCATTTGGAATTCGAACCATGCTACTTCTAGCGATATGCATGCTTCCACTATCATCAGTGGAAGCCATGGTTCGCCACTACAAGTTCAAT GTGGTTATGAAGAATGCTACAAAGTTGTGCTCAACAAAGCCTATTGTGACTGTAAACGGAAAGTTCCCAGGTCCCACCATATATGCCAGGGAAGATGACACTGTTCTTGTTAAGGTGGTCAACCATGTCAAATACAATCTTAGCATCCATTG GCATGGGGTGAAACAACTGAGAACAGGTTGGGCTGATGGGCCAGCATACATCACTCAATGCCCAATTGAACCGGGCCAAACCTATGTTTATAACTTCACACTGACAGGCCAGAGAGGCACACTATGGTGGCATGCACATATCCTATGGCTTAGGGCCACTGTTCATGGTGCCCTTGTTATCTTGCCCAAGCTTGGAGTTCCTTACCCATTTCCCAAACCTAATAGGGAACAAGTTATCATATTGA GTGAATGGTGGAGATCAGATACAGAGGCTATCATAAATGAAGCTTTGAAATCAGGATTAGCACCAAATGTTTCTGATGCACATACAATCAATGGCCACGTAGGACCTATCCAAGGTTGTTCTTCAAAAG GATTAACAGTGAAAGTGAAAGCAGGAGAGAGCTATTTGCTAAGAATCATAAATGGTGCGCTGAATGAAGAGCTCTTCTTCAAAGTAGCAGGGCACAAACTCACAGTGGTTGAAGTTGATGCCACATATATAAAACCATTTAACATAAACACTATTGTCATAGCACCCGGTCAGACCACAAATGTTCTTCTAAAAACCAACCACAAGACCGGCAATTTCTTACTTGCAGTCTCTCCTTTTATGGACGCCCCCATCCCCATTGACAACAGAACCGCCATTGCCACGTTGCATTACCAAg GTACCCTTGCCTCAACCGTCACAACACTGACTTCCTTACCTCCGACAAATGCTACGGCAGTTTCCACCGCTTTTACAAAATCTTTAAGAAGCTTAAACTCTAAAGAATATCCGGCGAGAGTCCCTTTAAAGATTGACCATAACCTGCTCTTCACCGTCGGCCTCGGCATCGCACCTTGCGCCACCTGCGTAAACGGAACCAGATTGGTGGCAGACATCAACAACGTGACTTTCGTGATGCCAAAGATTTCTCTTCTTCAAGCAAAGTTCTTCAACATCAAAGGAGTTTTCACAGATGATTTTCCAGCAAATCCTCCAGCACTATTTAACTTCACAGGGTCACAAGTAACGAATTTGAGAACCACAAAAGGGACAAGAGTTTATAGGGTTGGTTACAACTCTACGGTTCAGTTAGTGTTGCAAGATACTGGGATGATAACACCTGAGAATCATCCAATTCATCTCCATGGATTCAATTTCTTTGTGGTTGGAAAGGGGAAAGGGAATTTCAACCCTAATAAAGATACTAAGAAGTTTAATCTTGTGGATCCTGTGGAGAGAAACACGGTTGGTGTTCCCTCTGGAGGCTGGGTTGCCATAAGGTTCAGAGCTGATAATCCAG GTGTCTGGTTTATGCATTGCCATTTGGAAATACATACAACATGGGGACTGAAAATGGCATTTGTTGTGGATAATGGAAAAGGACCAAATGAATCTTTGTTACCACCTCCAAGTGATCTTCCCAAGTGTTGA
- the LOC130961847 gene encoding uncharacterized protein LOC130961847, whose translation MGFIMEFARHLVLKMMEDPEERDKKFREHVYAVKDRCAKTKEMWSLPMRPYGFWTFERHNSQLAWDAQISQVEGRRDPYDDALQQFSGK comes from the exons ATGGGATTCATAATGGAATTTGCGAGGCACTTGGTACTGAAGATGATGGAAGATCCAGAGGAAAGGGATAAGAAGTTCAGGGAGCATGTATATGCCGTGAAAGACAGGTGCGCCAAGACCAAGGAGATGTGGAGTCTCCCAATGAGGCCCTATGGCTTTTGGACCTTCGAGCGCCATAACTCTCAGCTTGCTTGGGATGCCCAGATCAGCCAGGTCGAAGGACGCCGAGACCCCTACGACGACGCCCTCCAACAATTCTCAG GGAAATGA
- the LOC130939019 gene encoding laccase-4-like isoform X3: protein MAAAAAVAAATVAAFGIRTMLLLAICMLPLSSVEAMVRHYKFNVVMKNATKLCSTKPIVTVNGKFPGPTIYAREDDTVLVKVVNHVKYNLSIHWHGVKQLRTGWADGPAYITQCPIEPGQTYVYNFTLTGQRGTLWWHAHILWLRATVHGALVILPKLGVPYPFPKPNREQVIILSEWWRSDTEAIINEALKSGLAPNVSDAHTINGHVGPIQGCSSKAGLTVKVKAGESYLLRIINGALNEELFFKVAGHKLTVVEVDATYIKPFNINTIVIAPGQTTNVLLKTNHKTGNFLLAVSPFMDAPIPIDNRTAIATLHYQVSTAFTKSLRSLNSKEYPARVPLKIDHNLLFTVGLGIAPCATCVNGTRLVADINNVTFVMPKISLLQAKFFNIKGVFTDDFPANPPALFNFTGSQVTNLRTTKGTRVYRVGYNSTVQLVLQDTGMITPENHPIHLHGFNFFVVGKGKGNFNPNKDTKKFNLVDPVERNTVGVPSGGWVAIRFRADNPGVWFMHCHLEIHTTWGLKMAFVVDNGKGPNESLLPPPSDLPKC, encoded by the exons ATGGCGGCGGCGGCAGCGGTGGCGGCGGCAACGGTGGCGGCATTTGGAATTCGAACCATGCTACTTCTAGCGATATGCATGCTTCCACTATCATCAGTGGAAGCCATGGTTCGCCACTACAAGTTCAAT GTGGTTATGAAGAATGCTACAAAGTTGTGCTCAACAAAGCCTATTGTGACTGTAAACGGAAAGTTCCCAGGTCCCACCATATATGCCAGGGAAGATGACACTGTTCTTGTTAAGGTGGTCAACCATGTCAAATACAATCTTAGCATCCATTG GCATGGGGTGAAACAACTGAGAACAGGTTGGGCTGATGGGCCAGCATACATCACTCAATGCCCAATTGAACCGGGCCAAACCTATGTTTATAACTTCACACTGACAGGCCAGAGAGGCACACTATGGTGGCATGCACATATCCTATGGCTTAGGGCCACTGTTCATGGTGCCCTTGTTATCTTGCCCAAGCTTGGAGTTCCTTACCCATTTCCCAAACCTAATAGGGAACAAGTTATCATATTGA GTGAATGGTGGAGATCAGATACAGAGGCTATCATAAATGAAGCTTTGAAATCAGGATTAGCACCAAATGTTTCTGATGCACATACAATCAATGGCCACGTAGGACCTATCCAAGGTTGTTCTTCAAAAG CAGGATTAACAGTGAAAGTGAAAGCAGGAGAGAGCTATTTGCTAAGAATCATAAATGGTGCGCTGAATGAAGAGCTCTTCTTCAAAGTAGCAGGGCACAAACTCACAGTGGTTGAAGTTGATGCCACATATATAAAACCATTTAACATAAACACTATTGTCATAGCACCCGGTCAGACCACAAATGTTCTTCTAAAAACCAACCACAAGACCGGCAATTTCTTACTTGCAGTCTCTCCTTTTATGGACGCCCCCATCCCCATTGACAACAGAACCGCCATTGCCACGTTGCATTACCAAg TTTCCACCGCTTTTACAAAATCTTTAAGAAGCTTAAACTCTAAAGAATATCCGGCGAGAGTCCCTTTAAAGATTGACCATAACCTGCTCTTCACCGTCGGCCTCGGCATCGCACCTTGCGCCACCTGCGTAAACGGAACCAGATTGGTGGCAGACATCAACAACGTGACTTTCGTGATGCCAAAGATTTCTCTTCTTCAAGCAAAGTTCTTCAACATCAAAGGAGTTTTCACAGATGATTTTCCAGCAAATCCTCCAGCACTATTTAACTTCACAGGGTCACAAGTAACGAATTTGAGAACCACAAAAGGGACAAGAGTTTATAGGGTTGGTTACAACTCTACGGTTCAGTTAGTGTTGCAAGATACTGGGATGATAACACCTGAGAATCATCCAATTCATCTCCATGGATTCAATTTCTTTGTGGTTGGAAAGGGGAAAGGGAATTTCAACCCTAATAAAGATACTAAGAAGTTTAATCTTGTGGATCCTGTGGAGAGAAACACGGTTGGTGTTCCCTCTGGAGGCTGGGTTGCCATAAGGTTCAGAGCTGATAATCCAG GTGTCTGGTTTATGCATTGCCATTTGGAAATACATACAACATGGGGACTGAAAATGGCATTTGTTGTGGATAATGGAAAAGGACCAAATGAATCTTTGTTACCACCTCCAAGTGATCTTCCCAAGTGTTGA